TTAAAGGTTAAGGTCAAAAAATTAACCTGATTTGTCCAAAAACTCATCTTCAACTAATGACTAAGCTATAATTCTATTAAACCCACCGAGCCATATTCGGCCAAAGGGTCAATAGGCTGGCCAAATGTAGCTATAATTCTAAGCGGAGCTATGTTTAGCCCTTTCAGTCGGAGATAACCttatataacaaaaaattgTACATTCACCTGATTTAATCGTACAACAAAAATCCATACATTGCAAAACCATCATTTAACCCTTTGCTTTTGCTTCCTGAAGGTGGGGGAAAACCATCATTTAACCCTTTACTTTTGCTTCCTGAAGGTGGGGGAAAACCATCATTTAACCCTTTACTTTTGCTTCCTCCTCCTAGTACAAACGCTTCCGACAGCCAACTGCACCGCAGTGACAAGCTAGCTGCTTAATTTTTCCATCAAGACCGACAACGCTGTCAAGCTCATAACCATAGTCGTATGTAAGTTCCTGCACACGCAAACATTGAATCAACTCGTTATTCAATTATTCATGCCAAGCAATGTTGGACACATGAGTTTGGGAAGAAGATTATTTTTACCTGCAAGGGAGGTATGTTATCTGCAGCGAACAACACAATTTTAGCGAGTCTAACATCACGATGAGAGCTCAAAACGCACTGTACGAAGAGGTTAGGCTCGCAACTATGATTGATGTATCTAGCAACGTTGCCATGAGAACCAGCATCTATGCAAAACTCAGGCTCACTTTCTGATAGATTGCTGAATCCTGACTCCGCGTCACCATTTGGAATAGTGACATCGCACATTCGCTTCTGCAAATGTACAGACCAACACACCAAAAAGAAATTCATTGCAACTAATCCGAAAAATGTAAATACGCAATGCACGAGTGACAAAAGAACATTCGGAGTTCAATTTTTCCATATGAAACAGCTGGAATTCTACCTCTCTTGACCCAATACCATGCATTGTATGCCAGCaatcaatttcaaatatatattcgTTCCCCAAGAGACCGTCAACTTCATCTGTCTTCCTAAGAACTCCGGTGTATTCACATACCGGTGCACCAGAAGGAATAAAGTCCCACGACCTAACACCCCAGCCTTTGTAATCTGTACGAAATACCTGTCCAATAAAATGGTAGATTTATGAATTTTGTAAAGTACCGTGTATCATAAAAGAAGCACTGGCATTTGTAGCGTTTAGACCTCAAGTCGATGCTTTATTCCCCGCTGAGATGTACGGTTAACACAACCCGGTCCACAGCCGCAATTTGGACCACACTCAAACACAACAGCCTTTGCCTCAATTAATCTAACGGATAGAGAGAAACGGAGAGTTTCACCAACACAACCTTTATACCACAAAACATAGGACTGGTGGATCTCAAACAAGATAGTCTTACCAACGACACGTATGCCATATTTCAAACCTTACCTTCCACCATCTTTACTAACGTAAGGAAAATCATCGCCATTCAGTCGAGCACAAGAGCAAGTCAGTGGATTAGTACAGTTTCCTTTGCAGCTGCACCCAGGAGCATTCGTTGGAATGTTCACATCCCTTTCAACTATAATAGAGCTAGTATATGTAAGGCCTgcaagatttaaaattttaccATGCTATTCGTAGTGGCACAGATAATGCCTACCGAATGATCTGCTAAAAGTTAGGAAGTGTAGCTGACCTTCAGGCGCTACAGGAGGTTTATCGATGACATTGGTAGCTGGAATGCAAATATTTTCTTGACCATTACTGATGTCCTTGCATACCAACCTAAATGTAAAACGGTTCCTTGAGTTTACAGTCGTTGGAACACAATTGGGAGAAAAACAGAACATTGAGGGAACAGCTTACTGATTTCATACCCAGGTAATTCTGCTTGAACTTTAGACCCTCGCGCACCAACAAAATTTACCTGAAAAACTAGTCACTTAAGCTTCTAAAACCTCCGCAAAATTTTCCCACAGTTTGTTCCCTTGTCACTAAATTGTATTTAGATATTGGATTTAACGATAATGAAAAAGAAATGATAACCTGTTTACTGCACAACTTATCTTGCCCTGGAAGTCGCTTTAAACGATACTTAAACACTGTAAATCCCGCAACACCCTTATCTGCCCAATAATTGTTAACCTGCCGGAAAAGAGGATAAGCAGAATATATTTTAGTTCAACTAAATGCGTTCCTTTTTCCATTTTTAGCCGTATTACTTTATGCTTATGTAAAATGTTAaccataagaaaaaaaatacacatgaAAATGGACAACCTTGTATAGTCCATCATACGTATAAGCTTTATTAGTATAACTATTGACACAGTCATGTCCACGGACGACTCTAACAGGAATGCCCTGCTCCATATTATTCTGCAAGAagataaaacacaaacaataaGTAAACATCATGTAGGAGAATGTCACACATCCAATGAGTGGGTATGTGAGATAAATGATTCCTTGGATCATTGGCATCATATGCCGTTATGACAATTTTTATAAACTTCAAAACAAACTGTTGCGTATTGCTTGAACATTTAAAGGAGACTACATCAGCAGATGCAGCACAAATATCAGTTTCAAGATGACGCACCTTAAGAGCCAAATTACCCCGTTTCATAACTTGATCTGCAATTTGCTGTTTATTACCAAGCAAATCATTTCCACCTTGACCAGTATAAACAACCTCGTCTGAGTTATCAATATCATCTTCATATTGGCCAGAAACCACAACTGTTAAGGCAAACGGAAGTTCATAGCCTCTGAATTTCTCCTGCAATATCCAAGAGGCTAATAAGATCACAACCTTTGGTTCAAAATACCCCAGAAGCTAATGCTTGAATTTCTCTGGTAAACAGTAAGGTATAGCCTTTGATTCCAAACAACTGTGTTCACATAGTTCACTGGAGCTCAAACTCATGTATTAATAACTAACAAGAATAACACATTAAGAGAACGAAATGATAATCAGAACTTAAAGAGTACTCCACACCATTGTGCCCAATGGGAGTTGTTTACATGTGAACTCTTTGATTTAAGGAACAGAATTTATACATTAGTTGCCTCTTTTAACTGCGTATAATTGCTTCAATCTTCCAATGAAAGTAGATTTGTTACCTTGCCTTTAGATTCTCCTACACAATCAATTCCACTCAACCAGTGTGAATGGAATCCTATAGCCACCATTTCAGCCCGAGAGTAAAATTGATGCCCAACAGCAATACCTGCGTCATTTATATTTACATTAAGCAAAATATCTTTTGAAAAATGGTCAGCCTAATGATCAGGCATAAGAAACAAGCCAACATTCTTTCAGTGTACCCAACTAAAACAAGAACTAAAACAAGATAAGACTAAAAAGGTTAACATGTGATTCAACCAGCAAAGCAATAACAACGAACCCGGAAGatgaccaattttcttttcagggAATAAAATTTGGTTCTTCTTCAGCATCTGTTAtgaatcaaaatgacaaaaacaacaacaaaaaagcaCAAAAAATCGTCACAGTTAGCATAAAAACAGAGGggttaaaaacttaaaatggCAGGTTACTAAATGTTTCTGAAAGGATATAACGCATGGTTACTACTAAAAATATACTAGTTCAACAAGGCAGACAACCAGACATTATAATAATTCTGATGCTTATGAGGGCATacacaaagaaaaaagaaagatgtaGGTGTTCACTTGAATGCCAGAAGAAACAAAGTTTCCTCacaatttataaactaaatataAGTCTGATAAACTGATTCACCATTCTCTGAAACCGCAACAAAGGAATTGGAAATTAACTCTAATGACAGACCAATTCACCAAGGAATACATTCATAACTTCAGGTCTTAAACTTCCTAGAAATATTACGTGTATCAGATCCACATGTAGATGTGGCACAGAACTCACCTCAGAAACTGCCTTCAGATCAGGTCTCTTGGACTGCTTCTTAGGTTCATCATCTTTCTGCAACAGATTTTTAAATATGATAGTGTGATCAGTGGTGTCTAACTCAGGTCTTACAACTTGATAGCTAATAATCATGTTCTGAATCTACACATAGGACCTAAATTAACTCATAAGCTACCTTCTTATCATATCCCTTGGAAGGACTCAACGAAGGCCCCTTGGGAGGTTTTTTGGAAGGACTCTTCACAGGACTCCCATTCTGCAAATGTTTGtcaaactaaaataaataataatcacAAATGCCAAGATCTCCAGCtatccttttttttcctttatataAAATGATAATAAAAACCGAAAGGAACCTTCAAGCATCCAATAGACATGCTATAAGGTTCATACAAATTTTCTCTTGACCCTCACTATCATTACCGGTTACATGCATAAGTTATTTCTCTCTCTGCAATATAACATGGGAAAAAACTAACCTCAGGCCTACGGCATCTTTTCTCCTCTTCCTGCAGAAAAGCAACAAACTTTGTAAGTTAAGAATCTTTATTGTGGAAGTACTTGCAGACAACTTGCCTTTGTCAATTTTGAATTATAAGACCCAAATAAAATTCACTTATAAAGAGTAGATTTTCAATGAGTCCACCTTTTAAATCACATATAATCATCAAGTCAAAATCCATTACTGTATAATATCACAATAAAAATCAACACCCCAGAGGCCCTCAAAACATAGCACAAAACAGTTCCAAAGATTTCTTCTTGAACTTGAAACTCTATAACTATCAAACTAATTCAAACGAGTTGCTTAACCAAAAAATAGCAAATGCAGACGTTGGTTAGGCCAGTTGGGCAGGGCCACGTGCCGGCCTCCCTGCACCCAAGTTCAAATCCCCATACCAGTGAAtcaattaatttacaatatcGTCTTGTCAAATGACATTGAACACATGTGGTGAAATCCATACCTGAACATAGTGAAGGTAATGCAAATTGAAAACTCGGAGTGTCTCCCTCACACGAGCAGTGTAGCTCACTCCGTTCGCATCGGTCAAAGGCAAATCAGCACCGGTATACCAACTCCAATCCACACAATCCTTGCCCTCGCCGCTCTCCAGTATCACTTTTCCCTTGCTCGGTTCGGCTTCGGGCTTAGAACTCTGTGCCGGCGGTTTAGGGGGTTTCGCAACCTTGGTCCTCTTGGTCCTGACAACGTCGTTCTCGGACTCATCTGCCGTCCGTTTCGGACTCCCGTAAAATGGCCGCTTCTCCGCCGGAACGTTCTGCAGCCGGGGGCTAACCCTGCGATGAGCGGCGGAATTGTTCAGTTCACCCATCGATTTGCTCTTTCCACCACCAAAATCTGCAACAAAACATACAGAAAATAGTGAATAACTAATTAGGAATCAAGATTTCGAGACGAAAGGAGAGTGAGATCGACGTCCAGAATCGCACCGATCCGACGACGGAGGGATTTGGAGCGGAGCGATAAACTCGGGGAAGACAGAGAGTTCGGAGAGAACAAGAATACTCAGGGTTCGAGACGTCGCTAGGGTTTTGAAAATAAAGAGACGTTGTCGGAGTACAGACCGAAAGTGGGAAGTTTAAAATATCGACACACGCGGGAAACTGGACAGGTTCAGAGTAATTGGAGATGTAATTGAACCGCCAATTCTGAAATTAAGGCTGCAAACGACCGGTCGTTTAATTTAAGAAACTAGTCCAACTAGGCAAAAATAATCGTTTTAGATAAGTCCACCGTACCATAATTGGTAGAGTTGACAATCTGTTTTGGTGATGATTTTGGCCTCTTTTGGTAAcatttggattttgatttttttatttaaaattttgaattcgaGACGCAATAAATTGAAAATGATGAATTCAACCACTAGAACAATGTATATGAtatattcatttattttttaaattgccACTAAACCACTATCACCACCAGTACCACCCCTGCCAGAAATCACAATCACAACTCCCCAGTACCACCAGCACGTCTGAGGGTGTTGGAACAACTAGTTAGAACATGCGATGTTTCACTAAGGAATCAAGTTCGACCTAAATTGTCTCTTTCCATTTTGGTCCGTCAAATCGACGTTGCACTTTAACAACGAATCTTGGTTCGATGTCGTCGCTCTTTACTATTTTGAAGACCATCGCATAAACAAATATATTATCGATGATGATCTCATTTTGTTTTCACATGTCTTCCGGACAATCCTATGTTGTCTGATGTCATTTTCTTAGTCGAAGGTTTAAATCATTTATCTTTATTTAAGCTCTTCCTACTATGCTATGTTAGCTGACATTAcagattattcaattagcaTGGGTGATTGTATTGTTAACATAAAGGACCTCTTTAAATTTTTGATTGTATACTGACCAATTGCTGATAGACGGTTCTATGCTCCTGCTTGGTTCTTCAGATACCTTCTGTGTAACATTTGATGGTGGTATGATTTTCTAATTTCCCCTTTGCAAcaatttctttttggtttttggagtatgtatgatttatttttaattagagaagaaaaattaatttgggagcagcctctccataaatgggggtaaggctagccgacattcacctctcccagaccctgcgtaaagcgggagccttgtgcactgggtacgacctttttatgtCTTCCGGACAAGCATAATTGATAGAGATCTCAAATTATCAAGATCACAAGTCTCAGGTTCTACGTCCAGGACATTCCCATAATCCCTAACAATGTAAAGTTAAACAAACTAGGTAGCAACAAAAGGACCATAACTCTGAATGTCTGACCATGTCGCTTCACACGCCATTACCAAGACCGGCCCCGGCTCGTGGGGGCAAGAGTCAAGGCCCCAAACCAAAGGGGGCACCAAATCTTTTTCAAGCCCAAGTAGATATATGCATTGGTGGATCCAGGTTTTCAAGATAGGGATCCCAACATAAaagttcaatatatatatattagactaATTTGATTCCAAATCACTATTTTCTACTAAATTTGGTTCATTGTATAAATCAAGATTAATCTCAAGGGTAATAAAACCAACAAATTATCCTCAACAATATAACGCAATTAGTGAccctacaaaaataaaatttgctaATGTAACATATATCTTATGATTGGGAGTTGGGACTAGAGTCTAGGATTAAAAAACTTCTATGAATTTGGAAGAAATTAAATTAGGCAGCTAAAGGCGATGGAACGGCAAATGGTGGTGGGGAATAGGGTAACTTGGGTTTAAActtgggatttggatcctctcctgagcaggagATCAGGATCCTTGGGATCAAACAaaatgggccgttggattttaatccaacggctataattattataacttttagagggaccccctgtttgtagccgttagatcaaaattCAACGGTCCATGTTGTTTGATCCTGAGGATCCTGATctcctgctcaggagaggatccaaatccttaaAGTTGGAAGGTTGCGACGATTGGGGCTGAGAGTTCTTAAATATAATTTGGGTGTATTGGAAAAGACCGGGGTTTTCGGTCTCTGTAGAGAAAATAgagatattttagttttttaatttttttataatgacCAAGCTAAAAAACGTTGTCGTTTTGACTAggtcttttaaaacaaaaattaaaaacctcttcttcttctttgttataAGCACTACTGCCTGCACATCCATATAGGCAACAAGCCTCTCCACTACACCTGCCCAAATTGTTGGAGGGTCCCGAAGTCAATCACAAGTGTTTCTTCGGACTTCCGAAGGGTCCCGAGACCCCATGGGTCCCTACATGGATCCGCCAGTGGATATATGTtgataaataaaaagtaaatagaAAACAAATCTGAAGTTGATGTCTACTCAttcattttctgtttttttttttctctttctgtttgtaatttttttttcttcatgttttGTTCATGCTTTTGTAATGTTGTTCAACTTGTTTAGAAAGATATAAATGTATTGAAATTCCTAATTGTAATAAGTTACTTAAGAATTAATGATTAATGAATAAACAGGATTTTCTAGTTTTGATGTAATGTGAATTTCTAACCACGCCTACAAGTGCACAAAAATATTTTGTATAATCTCTATAATTCTATTacattcaaattttttgttgttgctacttttttttttaattgttattgCTTTTAATTTGACAACTATATTGCTTTGTAAATTTACATTTGGGACTTTTGGATTGAATTTGGAAttgaaaattcaggttttattgttcttttttcttaagaccatctccaacaaTGGGTTTCCCCATTTATCCcccatccccccccccccaaacaccacccaacccaagctaaaacattgggctaaaagccaaatgctaaagttgggccaaataccccccatgCGAGTGGACTCGCTGGCACTTGGGCTAGTCTCGGCCCGCCCACACGCGAACGCGCCCCACGCGGTGGGCTTGCAAGGGTTTCTCGACAGGGTGGGCCTCATTGTCAGGCCGTGTGTCGACCACCCAATTATTCCCAATGATTATAAttctgttgaccctagaaattacaaagcctacgtggcgcgcaggccgaatatattctaagctaactacgtccttcggtgattgcggggcgtgccaactcgtcggccgaggctcggccgaggagtaaatttgatgatgctgcgttgggtcgcgctactgacttctgcgtcttgcgattgcggccgagaaaggaacgcgtctcggcctcttgggttctcgagcctgaagacaaggctgctatttcttacaaagttcacgaaccgaattcggcttacaatgtgccgaatgtaataactgtaacacctcacctcgccgagaaggctaatgagatgacctcgaccaacaaggattcgaaaacccttctcgaccgagacttggataggcagtcgaccgttctcgccgcagtgctgttgatgccaacggaagatactgcgagaccgaccgactctacggtgacagagctatctatgccgacttaagatatcaccggttgcttccacagtgctgttgatgccaacggaagatgtgtcagcgaaaaaggaaaagaaaaagatctcaagttgtgagagtttgcgcagggcaattttgtattgatttttgtggtccttttccattgctgaatgtcttgtatttatagaagcagaacaccgagcccgagttctaatcctattcgaact
The nucleotide sequence above comes from Malus sylvestris chromosome 16, drMalSylv7.2, whole genome shotgun sequence. Encoded proteins:
- the LOC126608132 gene encoding histone-lysine N-methyltransferase, H3 lysine-9 specific SUVH4-like; the protein is MGELNNSAAHRRVSPRLQNVPAEKRPFYGSPKRTADESENDVVRTKRTKVAKPPKPPAQSSKPEAEPSKGKVILESGEGKDCVDWSWYTGADLPLTDANGVSYTARVRETLRVFNLHYLHYVQEEEKRCRRPENGSPVKSPSKKPPKGPSLSPSKGYDKKKDDEPKKQSKRPDLKAVSEMLKKNQILFPEKKIGHLPGIAVGHQFYSRAEMVAIGFHSHWLSGIDCVGESKGKEKFRGYELPFALTVVVSGQYEDDIDNSDEVVYTGQGGNDLLGNKQQIADQVMKRGNLALKNNMEQGIPVRVVRGHDCVNSYTNKAYTYDGLYKVNNYWADKGVAGFTVFKYRLKRLPGQDKLCSKQVNFVGARGSKVQAELPGLVCKDISNGQENICIPATNVIDKPPVAPEGLTYTSSIIVERDVNIPTNAPGCSCKGNCTNPLTCSCARLNGDDFPYVSKDGGRLIEAKAVVFECGPNCGCGPGCVNRTSQRGIKHRLEVFRTDYKGWGVRSWDFIPSGAPVCEYTGVLRKTDEVDGLLGNEYIFEIDCWHTMHGIGSREKRMCDVTIPNGDAESGFSNLSESEPEFCIDAGSHGNVARYINHSCEPNLFVQCVLSSHRDVRLAKIVLFAADNIPPLQELTYDYGYELDSVVGLDGKIKQLACHCGAVGCRKRLY